The DNA sequence GTCGGAGGACTCGACGTTCTACGGCGACCTGTTCCCGCACGCGGTGAAGTGGCACGGGGTGGTCTACCTCGAGGACGGTCTGCATCGCGCGGTGCGGGCCGCGCTGCGCAACCGCACGGTGTTGCACGCCCGGGTCTATGACATGGACACTGGCACCGCGGCCACGTCGTACTAGTCGTAGAGGACGTCGCGCACCACGGCATCGGCGAGCAGACGCCCACGCCGGGTCAGCACCAGATGCCCATCCACAGCAGTCAGCAGGCCGGCGGGGACGGCGTGCTCGGCACGCTCGCGTTCGGACTCGGTCAACAGGCCAACGGGCAGCCCGCCGCGTAACCGGATGCGCAGCAGCACATCTTCGACATGGCGGTCGTGAGCGTCGAGCCGTTCAAAATCGGCTATCGGCAACTGTTCTTCATCGATCTTCTGCGCATAGGCGTTGGGGTGCTTGACATTCCACCACCGGACATTTCCGACGAAGCCGTGCGCACCGGGACCTACGCCCCACCACTGTCCGCCGTTCCAGTAGCCGAGATTGTGCCGGCATTCGCCGCCGGGTGAGCTCCAGTTGGACACCTCGTACCACTGCAGGCCGGCGTCGGACAGCCAGGTGTCGAGCAGTTCATAGCGGTGCGCCAGGACGTCGTCGTCGGGCCGGGTGATCTCGCCGCGCCGGACCCGGCGGGCCAGCGCCGTGCCTTCCTCCACCACCAGGGCGTAGGCCGACACGTGGTCGACATCGGCGGACAGCACCGCCTCGACCGACCGGCGCAGATCGTCGTCGGACTCGCCCGGCGTGCCGTAGATCAGATCGAGGTTGAGGTGCTCGAATCCTGCCGCCGTGGCCTGCGCGGCGGCCTCGAGTGCGCGCCCCGGTGAATGCGTCCGGTCCAGTGTGGCCAGTACCCGCGGGACCGCCGATTGCATGCCCAGCGACACCCGCGTGTAGCCGGCCGACCGGATCTGCTCGAAGAATTCCGCCGACGTCGACTCGGGGTTGGCCTCGGTGGTGATCTCGGCGTCCGGCGCCAGCGGGAACTTATCGCCGATCGCGGCGAGCACCGCCGCCAGTCCGTCGCCGCCCAACAGCGAGGGGGTTCCGCCACCGACGAAGACGGTGTCCACGACCACCTCGCCGAGCACGTCGGCGGCCATCGCCAACTCGGCGCGGGCCGCGGCCAACCAGCCCTGCGGGGTCGCGCCGCCGAGCTCACCGGCGGTGTAGGTGTTGAAGTCGCAGTACCCGCACCGGGTGGCGCAAAAAGGGACATGAACGTAGATGCCGAACGCCGTACCCGGAGTAACGACGAGATGGGGCACGGCGGCCGGATCGGGGCGAACCGACATGCGCTCAGTGTGGCAGAGATCGACTTTTGCTCACCGCGAGCACAAATCTGGCCCGGTTAGAGGCAATGCGGGCGTTCATGGCAGAATGACCCGCATGGCTGCCCCTCAGACCCTGCGCAACGGTGTGCTGGTGGCCCGGCGCCATGTCGATTTCAAGCGCGTCTGTACCTGTTGTTGTCTGGCTTGACGCCGTAGACCCCGCCCACCCTGTTCTTCAGCTGGCCGCCGGATCTGCGCTGCCGGAACAGCTCACCGGTGCAGTGCGCAATTCGAACGCCGGCTCCTCAATTCCAGGAGCAACGATTCATGACCCAGCCGACCAACACGGCCAGGCCAGCCAAGCGACGCGGCGAGGGCCAGTGGGCCCTGGGTTACCGCGAACCGCTCAACCCCAATGAGCAGAACAAGAAGGACGACAACCCGCTGAACGTGCGGGCGCGCATCGAGTCCATCTACGCCAAGCAGGGCTTCGACAGTATCGACAAGAGCGACCTGCGTGGCCGGTTCCGGTGGTGGGGGCTCTACACCCAGCGCAAGCCCGGTTACGACGGCACCTGGACCGGTGACGAGAACACCGACATGCTCGAGGACGAGTTCTTCATGCTGCGGGTGCGCAGCGACGGCGGAGCACTGACCACCGCGGCGCTGCGGACACTCGGCGGCATCTCGACCGAGTTCGCCCGCGACACCGCCGACATCAGCGACCGCGAGAACGTCCAGTACCACTGGATCCGGGTCGAGGACATGCCGGAGATCTGGCGCCGGCTCGACGAGGTCGGTCTGCAGACCACCGAGGCCTGCGGCGACTGCCCGCGCGTCGTGCTGGGCTCCCCCCTTGCCGGCGAGTCACTCGACGAGGTCATCGACGGCACCCCCGCCGTCGAGGAGATCGTGCGCCGCTACGTCGGCAAGCTCGAGTACTCGAATCTGCCGCGCAAGTTCAAGACCGCGATCAGTGGTCTGCAGGACGTGGTGCACGAGGTCAATGACGTCGCGTTCATCGGTGTCGAGCACCCCGAGCACGGCCCCGGTTTCGACCTGTGGGTCGGTGGCGGGTTGTCGACGAATCCGATGCTGGGACAGCGGGTGGGCGCCTGGGTGCCGATCGACGAGGTTCCCGACGTGTGGGAAGGCGTGGTGAGCGTCTTCCGCGACTACGGCTACCGGCGGCTGCGGTCGAAGGCCCGGCTGAAGTTCCTGATCAAGGACTGGGGCGTTGAGAAGTTTCGCGAAGTTCTCGAGACCGAGTATCTGAAGCGGCCGCTGATCGACGGGCCGGCGCCGGCGCCCGTCGTGCGGCCCATCGACCATGTCGGTGTGCAACGGCTGAAGAACGGGCTCAACGCCGTCGGCGTCGCGCCCATCGCGGGCCGGGTCTCGGGCACGATCCTGACCAAGGTCGCCGACCTGGCCGAGGCCGCCGGCTCCCAGCGGGTCCGGTTCACGCCGTACCAGAAGCTGATCATCCTCGACGTGGCTGACGACAAGCTCGACGAGCTCATCGCGGGCCTGGATGCGATCGGGCTGCCGTCGTCACCGTCGCATTGGCGGCGCAACCTGATGGCCTGCACGGGAATCGAGTTCTGCAAGCTCAGCTTCGCCGAGACCCGGGTAAGGGCACAGAGCCTGGTGCCCGAACTGGAGAAGCGCCTCGAGGACATCAACTCCACGCTCGATGTGCCGGTGACCGTCAACATCAACGGCTGCCCCAACTCGTGCGCCCGCATCCAGGTCGCCGATATCGGCTTCAAGGGTCAGATGGTCGACGAGGGCAACGGCCCGGAGGAAGGCTTCCAGGTGCACCTGGGCGGCAGCCTGGGTCTGGACAGCAACTTCGGCCGCAAGCTGCGCCAGCACAAGGTGCTCTCCACCGAGTTGGGTGACTATATCGAGCGTGTCGTCCGCAACTTCGTGAAACAAAGAACCGAGGGAGAGCGTTTCGCCCAGTGGGCCGTTCGTGCTGACGAGGGTGATTTGCGATGAGCGCTCGCGCGAAGAGAAGAAGGCCGCGATGAGTATTGGGGTGCATGAGATGACCGAGGCCGACCTGCGGGCGCTCGCCGAGCGCGGTGCCGCCGAACTGGACGGCGCCAGCGCCGCCGACCTGCTGGCATGGACCGACCAGAATTTCGCCGGCACCTATGTGGTGGCGTCGAACATGCAGGACGCGGTGCTGGTCGACTTGGCCGCCAAGGTTCGTCCCGGGGTGGACGTGCTGTTCCTGGACACCGGCTATCACTTCGCCGAGACGATCGGCACCCGCGACGCGGTCGAGGCCGTCTACGACGTGCACATCGTCAATGTCACCGCCGAGCACAGCGTGGCCGAACAGGATCGGTTGCTGGGCAAGGACCTGTTCTCCCGTGACCCCAATGAGTGCTGCCGGCTGCGCAAGGTGACCCCGCTGCGGAAGGCCCTGGCGGGCTATTCGGCCTGGGTGACCGGGATTCGGCGGGTGGAATCGCCGACTCGCGCCAACGCCCCGCTGATCAGCTTCGACGAGGCGTTCGGCCTGGTGAAAATCAATCCGCTGGCAGCCTGGACCGACGAGGACATGCAGGACTACATCAACGCCCATGGTGTGCTGGTGAATCCGCTTGTCGACGAAGGGTATCCGTCGATCGGTTGCGCTCCGTGCACCGCCAAACCGGTCGAGGGCGCCGACCCGCGTAGCGGCCGCTGGCAGGGCCTGGCCAAAACCGAATGCGGACTTCACGTTTCGTGACCCTGCCGCTGATCCTGACCGCGCACGGCAGTGCCGATCCGCGCTCGGCCACGGTGACACACGCGGTGGCCGACCAGATCCGGCTGCAGCGGCCCGCATTGGACGTTCGAGTCGCGTTCTGCGAGAAGAACTCCCCCAACCTGCGCGACGTATTGCAGGCGCACAATGAACCTGCTGTGGTCAGTCCCCTGCTGCTGGCCAGCGCCTACCATGCCCGGGTGGACATCCCGGCGATGATCGCCGAGGCCGATGCCGATGTGTTGCAGGCCGACGCCCTCGGCGAGGACCCGCGCCTGGTGCAGGTCATGCGTGAACGCCTGGCCCACACCGGTGTCGGCCCGCACGACCACGAGGTGGGGGTGCTGGTAGTGGCCGTCGGGTCGTCGCGGCCGCAGGCCAACGCCCGCACGGCCACCCTCGCCGGCGCGCTGTCCGATGGCGCCCATTGGGCAGCCGCACAGGTGGCTTACGCCACCGGACCGCAGCCGTCGGTGCGCGACGGGATCGAGCTGCTGCGGCAGTCCGGCGCCCGCCGGATCGTGCTGGCGCCGTGGTTCATCGCGCCGGGACGCATCACCGACCGGGTGGCCGAGATCGCCGAAGCCGAGGGCATCGCGATGGCCGATCCGCTGGGCGCACACCCACTAGTGGCCGAAACGGTGCTCGACCGATTCGACCGCGCGGTGGCGCAGCGCGCCGCGGCTTAGCTTGCCGCGACCTGGACTTCGCCGGCGATCGGCGGCACCCGGGTGGCCCGCACATAGACGGTGTCGCCCTCTTTGAGGCCCAGCGCCTCGGCGTCGCCCCGGGTGATCTG is a window from the Mycolicibacterium anyangense genome containing:
- the hemW gene encoding radical SAM family heme chaperone HemW, which codes for MSVRPDPAAVPHLVVTPGTAFGIYVHVPFCATRCGYCDFNTYTAGELGGATPQGWLAAARAELAMAADVLGEVVVDTVFVGGGTPSLLGGDGLAAVLAAIGDKFPLAPDAEITTEANPESTSAEFFEQIRSAGYTRVSLGMQSAVPRVLATLDRTHSPGRALEAAAQATAAGFEHLNLDLIYGTPGESDDDLRRSVEAVLSADVDHVSAYALVVEEGTALARRVRRGEITRPDDDVLAHRYELLDTWLSDAGLQWYEVSNWSSPGGECRHNLGYWNGGQWWGVGPGAHGFVGNVRWWNVKHPNAYAQKIDEEQLPIADFERLDAHDRHVEDVLLRIRLRGGLPVGLLTESERERAEHAVPAGLLTAVDGHLVLTRRGRLLADAVVRDVLYD
- a CDS encoding phosphoadenylyl-sulfate reductase, giving the protein MSIGVHEMTEADLRALAERGAAELDGASAADLLAWTDQNFAGTYVVASNMQDAVLVDLAAKVRPGVDVLFLDTGYHFAETIGTRDAVEAVYDVHIVNVTAEHSVAEQDRLLGKDLFSRDPNECCRLRKVTPLRKALAGYSAWVTGIRRVESPTRANAPLISFDEAFGLVKINPLAAWTDEDMQDYINAHGVLVNPLVDEGYPSIGCAPCTAKPVEGADPRSGRWQGLAKTECGLHVS
- a CDS encoding nitrite/sulfite reductase, with translation MTQPTNTARPAKRRGEGQWALGYREPLNPNEQNKKDDNPLNVRARIESIYAKQGFDSIDKSDLRGRFRWWGLYTQRKPGYDGTWTGDENTDMLEDEFFMLRVRSDGGALTTAALRTLGGISTEFARDTADISDRENVQYHWIRVEDMPEIWRRLDEVGLQTTEACGDCPRVVLGSPLAGESLDEVIDGTPAVEEIVRRYVGKLEYSNLPRKFKTAISGLQDVVHEVNDVAFIGVEHPEHGPGFDLWVGGGLSTNPMLGQRVGAWVPIDEVPDVWEGVVSVFRDYGYRRLRSKARLKFLIKDWGVEKFREVLETEYLKRPLIDGPAPAPVVRPIDHVGVQRLKNGLNAVGVAPIAGRVSGTILTKVADLAEAAGSQRVRFTPYQKLIILDVADDKLDELIAGLDAIGLPSSPSHWRRNLMACTGIEFCKLSFAETRVRAQSLVPELEKRLEDINSTLDVPVTVNINGCPNSCARIQVADIGFKGQMVDEGNGPEEGFQVHLGGSLGLDSNFGRKLRQHKVLSTELGDYIERVVRNFVKQRTEGERFAQWAVRADEGDLR
- a CDS encoding sirohydrochlorin chelatase, which produces MPLILTAHGSADPRSATVTHAVADQIRLQRPALDVRVAFCEKNSPNLRDVLQAHNEPAVVSPLLLASAYHARVDIPAMIAEADADVLQADALGEDPRLVQVMRERLAHTGVGPHDHEVGVLVVAVGSSRPQANARTATLAGALSDGAHWAAAQVAYATGPQPSVRDGIELLRQSGARRIVLAPWFIAPGRITDRVAEIAEAEGIAMADPLGAHPLVAETVLDRFDRAVAQRAAA
- a CDS encoding type II toxin-antitoxin system VapB family antitoxin, coding for MIFKGVREGKPYPEHGLTYRDWSQIPPRQIRLDELVTTTTVLALDRLLSEDSTFYGDLFPHAVKWHGVVYLEDGLHRAVRAALRNRTVLHARVYDMDTGTAATSY